Part of the Nostoc sp. ATCC 53789 genome, CCATCCCGTAATGTAGTGTCATAGAGCCAAAGTTGAGGTGAGGAATTTGTGGTCATAAAACTGGGACCGACGAGACAACTTTCGAGGCAATGTGTCAATATACAACAAAAAGCCAGTTTGGCAATTTAAAAATGCCTAAAGTACTAGCTGAAGGTAAAACAATTCAGTGCGTAAGCGGAAGCAATCTCCGAACAATTTTGCTGCAAAATGGTATTCACCTCTACAATGACGGTGCTAAGGTAATAAACTGTCGGGGCATTGGCAGTTGCGGAACCTGTGCGGTTAAGGTAAAGGGCGAAGTATCAGCAGCGAATTGGCGCGATCGAGCCCGGCGTTCGCTTCCTCCCCATTCTCCTACAACAGACTTGCGTTTAGCCTGCCAAACTCAGGTTTTAGGCGATGTGAAAGTGACAAAGTTTGATGGATTTTGGGGACAAGGTTCTCGAATAGTGTGGACACCAAAAGGTTAAAAAGGAGTAAGACAAGATGGGTAGATGGACACCCCTAATTTTAATGGCTGGAGGTTTAGCCATTCTGCTTGGTACATTACTAGGCATCAATTTTCCTATGGGCGTGCAAAGCGCTAACGCTCCCAGTGGTAAAGCAGCAAAAGTTCTGCCAGCTAATATCAATGTTAATAGCAGCGCTGGCAGCAAAAATGAAGAAACTGCAACGGAAGGAAACGAAACAACCGAAACAACCGAAACAAACGAAAACAGACGCGGTATTGTAGCCCCAAGACCTGACAACAGAAGCAGCGTTGCTCAGAATCCTTCTGATGACTCAACATCACCTGCTGACAGTACAACAGACGGCAGTACAGATAGTTCCGAAAACACGCCATCTACCGATGTCAATCAAGGCAACGAACCAATTCGCGCCTTGTGGTAACGATATATCCGTCTTTAGTTACGAGTTATAGGTTATAAGTTATGAGTTAATTAGTTATGTACTAATGACTAATGACAAATGACTAATGACAAATGACTAATGACTAGTGAGATCGTAATTATTGGTGGCGGCGTTATTGGTTTAGCGATCGCTATTGAACTAAAAATGCGCGGGACAAACGTCACCGTGCTTTGTCGTGACTTTCAAGCTGCCGCTACCCACGCCGCCGCCGGGATGTTAGCACCAGACGCGGAAAACATCACTAATGAGGCAATGCGTTCATTGTGTTGGCGATCGCGTGCTTTATATCCCGACTGGACAACTAAACTAGAAGAACTAACTGGTTTAAATACTGGCTACCGTGCCTGTGGTATTCTCGCACCCGTCTTTGAAGAGGCGGTGGGGCAGGGAAGCAGGGAGCAGGGAGCAGGGAGCAGGGGGAAAGGGGAAAATTTCTCTCCTCTGCACCCTTCCCACTGCCCTCCTGCCTCTTCCCCGGCTTACTGGTTAAATAAAGAGGCAATTCATCAATATCAGCCAGGATTAGGGGCAGAGGTAGTTGGTGGCTGGTGGTATCCTGAAGATGCACAAGTTGATAATAAAGCTTTAGCTCAAATATTGCGGACGGCGGCTGAGTGTGTTGGTGTTGAACTCAAAGACGGTATTACAGTAGAAGCATTTTTACAGCAGCAAGGACAAGTGGTTGGCGTGCAAACCAATGTTGGGATAATTCGCGCCGCGCACTATGTTTTAGCCTCAGGTGCTTGGTCAAATGAGTTGTTGCCGCTACCCGTGCTACCCAGAAAAGGACAAATGCTGAGTGTACGGCTACCAGAATTTGCGCCGGAAGTGCCCTTAAAGCGGATTTTATTTGGGGATAATACTTATATCGTACCAAGACGCGATCGCCTGATTATTGGGGCAACAAGTGAAGACGTTGGTTTCACCCCCAACAATACCCCAGACGGCATTCAAAAATTATTACAAGCTGCCATTCGGCTGTATCCCCAATTAAAGCATTATCCCATCCAAGAGTTCTGGTGGGGATTTCGCCCAGCCACCCCCGATGAGTTACCCATCCTTGGTACTAGCCACTGTCAAAATTTAACCCTTGCCACAGGTCATTACCGTAACGGGATTCTACTTACACCTGTAACCGCCGTATTGATTGCCGATTTAATCTTAGAACAAAAGCCCGATCCTCTACTTGCTGATTTTCACTATTCGCGCTTCCAATCTCAGCCATCTACCCCCACTCCAATGCTGACTCACTCTGCCAACTTCTCCAACGGGAATCGTCCTGCTATATCCTCCCTCCCAGTTCAAGACTCGCCGTTAATTATTGCTGGCAAAACCTTCCAATCCCGCTTGATGACGGGAACCGGTAAGTATCGCAGCATAGAAGAAATGCAGCAAAGCGTTGCCGCCAGTGATTGCCAGATTGTCACCGTCGCTGTAAGACGGGTACAAACCAAGGCCCCCGGACATGAAGGTTTAGCCGAAGCCTTGGATTGGACAAAAATTTGGATGTTGCCCAATACCGCAGGTTGCCAAACTGCTGAAGAAGCGATTCGGGTGGCGCGGTTGGGGCGAGAAATGGCGAAATTATTAGGGCAGGAAGATAATAACTTTGTCAAGTTAGAAGTAATACCTGATCTTAAGTATTTACTCCCAGATCCAATTGGGACGCTGCAAGCCGCAGAACAATTAGTTAAAGAAGGTTTTGCAGTATTGCCTTATATTAACGCTGACCCCATGTTAGCCAAGCGTTTAGAAGAAGTAGGCTGTGCGACGGTAATGCCTTTGGCATCGCCCATTGGTTCTGGACAAGGGCTAAAAACAACCGCCAACATCCAAATCATCATCGAAAATGCGAATGTGCCAGTGGTGGTAGATGCTGGTATTGGTTCACCCTCAGAAGCTGCTCAAGCAATGGAATTGGGAGCAGATGCTTTATTGATTAATAGTGCGATCGCTCTTTCTGCCAACCCAGCAGCAATGGCTCGTGCCATGAATTTAGGAGCAGTTGCCGGTCGCCTAGCATACCTTGCTGGCAGGATGCCGATCAAAGATTATGCCAGTCCTAGTTCACCTGTCACGGGGACAATTACTAATTAGGGAATGGGAACAGGGGACAAGGGGACAAGGGGTGAGAACTTGAAACAAGTCTTTCCCCTTGTCCCCAATTCTCCTTGTCCCCTTGTCCTCTTCCCAATTCCCAATAATGTAACGATTTGTCTAGCAGTTTCAGAGCGGATTTAGCATTTATGTAACATTAAATGAAGTATCAAGATAAAGGAATTAATTCATGCCCTATACCAATGAAGAAGGCGGCCTTCTGAATAATTTTGCCCGGGAACCAAAGATTTATCAAGCAGAACCTCCAACACAAGGGCAAAAACGAACTTATCTCATACTAGGAGTTGCCGCTACAGCTTTGGTTGTCGGCTTGATTCTAGTCGCCTTCTTCGTTTCTAAGAGCAGTTAATCATAAAATATTTTCAGAAAACTTAATCTTCTTTATCGTTTTTCAGGTTCCGATTTTAAGAGGGGCCTGCTTTTTTATTTTTTGTTAAAATTGAATTAGCCATTAAAGTATATAATTATACTTTTTATGACTGTTAGACTTGAAGGCTGAATTTATTCTGAGCAAAACAACATCCAATACGGTTCGGTTAAAGGGGAAAGGGGAAAGGGACTCATGTTTTGAATACATCCTTTTCCCTTTACCCCTTACCCCTTACCCAGACCACAAGGAAAGTGAAAAATGCTTATCCGAACCGTATTGAGACAACATCTACTTAAAAATAATTTTTATTACAGCAGTTTGCAAATAAGTGAGCTATAAAATGTAGGACTCAAAATCACATATCAAAAATTTCTGCTTCCTACCTCCAGCCTCCAAACCTGTAGCTTTGTACTTCATACAAAAAAAAACTGCTGTATGACCTTAGCCCATTTAGATATACCCAAAACGTTGATATGTACTATGTTTTGGCTTTTTAGCCGCTATGAGCGTGAATGATACTGCACACAACAATAATTCTACTTTGAATCGGCAAGTATACCACCGCCTGAAACTTGCCCTAAGCCTTGGCTTACGACGACAACTTTTTTTAGCAGTATGTGATGATTTACACCTAAGAAATCAGGTAGCAGCTCGCTTGCATTCTACATTGGCTTATCCTGTTGGACAGGTGCTATATCAGTCATCAAATGCCCAAGAAAATAGCACTCCAGCTTATCCGCGATTAGTCACATTGCGTTTAAATTTAAACGAACCCAATCCCATAGTTCAGATAAATCAATGGTTAGCTAATTATCCACCACCAATTGTTGGAGCATCAAAAGATACTCCTGGAAGACCTTTTCCAGTACCAGCATTTCAGATTGTCGGCGTGGAACATCTTACCAAGGAAACAGTAGCAACACAGCGTTTGTTTTTACACTATCTCCGCTTAAGTGAGCAATATTTTTCTACACAAGAATCCAGTCGATTTCTAGAATCTAACCTACTGTTGTGGATACCGCGTCCTTGGTTATCTGCCATTAAGCAATCAGCACCACAATTTTGGCGTTGCCGGACTGGTGTATTTGTGTTTGCTGGAGAACCCACACCCGCGACTCAAAATACAGGCTATCCAGAACGTTTTTCACCTTCGAGAAACTTGGATTTAGGGAATATTGAGCAGTCGGTTTTAGATAAATCAGTTAACCAAGCAGAACTCAAAACCCCAGCCTCCGAGTTCAAGTTTGAGAATAATTCCGGTTTCCCAGCAGAGATACAAGGGAATGGCATACACAAAACCCAGGAATTTACTAATAGGTCTGGTAGTGGTAAAAATAATCAATCGCTGTTGTCTTTATCTTATGTAAGTAGCGAGTTAACAGAGCTAGTAACCGCAACAATTAACGCAAGTAGTGATAAAAATACTGAAAATTATTTACAACCGCAGCAGATTTTGTTGGAGATTGAAGAATTACACGAAAAGCAAGCTTCAGGGGATGTACTGGCAGAAGCTTATCATCGCTTAGGCACTTTATACCGCCTTCGGATTGAGCAAGGAGAGTCAACCCTAGAAAACCTGATGGTGGCAATTATTGCCTATCAGGAGGCTATTAGCTATGACGAAAGCTCACCACAACTTCCAGATATCTTGAATGATTTGGGTACACTCTACTGGATGCTATACCGTACACCACCCAATTCTGAGGAGGGACAAACTTATATAGAGCAGGCAATAGAATTTTATCAGTTGGCGTTAAAGATGATTTCACCGCAGACGCATCGAGAAACTTACGCTCGTGTGCAAAATAATTTGGGGACGGCTTATGGTGATTTAGCCCGTTTTTCTCACCCATCTGACAATTGGCAGGAGGCAATATTAGCTTACAACGAAGCACTCAGCTACCGTACAGCCGATATGGATTCATTAAAGTATGCAGCTTGCCAGAATAATTTGGGTACTGCTTACTGGCATCTAGGGCAATACAATCAACCGATTGTGCATTTAAAGAAAGCGATCGCAGCTTACAACGAAGCACTCGTATACTACAACCCCGAAGAGGAACCGCTCAAGTATGGGATGATTCAAAACAACATCGGTACTGCCTGTTGGAATCTGGCACAATACGAACAACCTGCCCAAAATCTCCAGCTAGCTATTAATGTCTATAGCAAAGCTCTTAAGTATCGCACTCCAGCTAATGTTCCCAGTGCCTGCGCCGCTACACAAAATAATCTAGGTACTGCCTACTGGCATTTAGCAAACCTTTCTCAGACAACTAAAGAGGCACGTCAAAAGTATTTGCAACTATGTATCAGCGCTTATGAAGAGGCTATAGCTTTGGCTCACTCACTTAACGGTACTCCTTTAAGCTTTGATTTGCTTGCCTCTTATAATAACTTGGCACTAGCACATTATCAGCTAGTAATAGATAAGTCGTTTCATGGTGACAAAGCAACACATTCTCAACACTTAGAAGTAGCTTTAGACTACCATTTGCAAGCTTTAAACGGATTGAGCAAACAATCAGAGGCTTATCAAACAACCTTTACTTATGTGGTGAAAACTATTCGTGCTTTTCATAATGAATTAGGGATACAGGGACAAACTCTAGCTTTATCTAAAGTTCCTAGTCAGTTATTACCAGAGATATTGTCAAAGTTATAAGGTATTGAGGAGTAACTTGATATCAAATTGACAATTACTCAGAGCATCAAGTAAGGTTCTCTGTTCAAGCAGATGCTCTCACTTTTTCGGGTATCTCTATTTCATAACTTTTGTGGATAATAAAAGATTAAAACCCGCCAGCGTAGGTTTAGTTTGTATGGTTCTGTGACTATCAGTACCATAGGTAAATCATTCGTTAAGAAAACGAAAATATTTCCTAATTTCTAGCAAATTAATTTAGAATGGAAGTAAGAGTTCGCAGTTAGCCCGTCGCCTCTATTCAATGGCTTAAATATGTGGACATAAGTAATAAAACAAAGTTTAGGAACAAAATGATACTCGTTTACGTCGCAAAAATGTCTTGCCTATGATTTGAGTAACGCACATTAGCAGGATACTCATTCAGAGTTGCGATCGCACAGGCTCCCATAATAGTAAGTGCTTTTATCTTCGGAATACGCTTATAGACAGGTTTAAAACAGTCAGAAACAAACTCAGTAAATCACCGTCATTAAATACATCACATACACAAAGGACAACCCTCTTATGACTCGCCTATATCAATGGAAATCTGGAACTGCTGCACTAATGGCAATAGCCGTTACCGCAAGCGTCGCTAGCCCCCTATTAAGCTTGGCTCCTGCCAATGCACAATACAGAATTGGGCAAGACAGAAATACTCAATATGGAAACGTTACCATTCCTTCTGGGGTTGCTTTTCCTGTCACCTACGAGAAAGAGACTATTACTATTGCTCCTGGGGAAAGTAAATCTATAACCTTGAGAATAGCCAATGACATTATCGACAGAAATAGAAATGTCTTAATTCCTGCTGGAACTAAAGTAAATGGACGGCTAGAATCTGTTGACTTAGATAATTATTCAAGAAATACAGATGACAACCAAGGAAAAGGCGTGCGGTTTGTCGCTCAAGAATTAGAATTTTCTAATGGTCAGCGTCAGTCGATTAATGCAACTTCTCGGACATACACCACAACTCAAAAAGTTTCACAAGGGCCTAGCACTGGTCAGGTTTTAACTGATGCAGCTATTGGTGGAGGCGCTGGTCTTTTAGGTTCACTAATTACTGGTAACAACAGAATTGATGATTTAAAACCTGTTATTGGTGCGGCTGCGGGTGCAGGTGCAAGTGTCCTATTACGGAAAAAAGAAGCAAATGTGTTTGTCATCAGACCCGCACAAGATTTAAGGCTCACACTGAATTCTAATTTGAATTTAGTACCACGCTCGCGCTACTAGATTTAACTCCATTCAAGTCGTGACTTTAATCACCCCTCACAGGCGATCGCCACTTTAACTATAGTGTGCGATCGCCTTCATTTTTAGACCTAAAAAATTCTATTTAATAGCAACTATCATATCTCTATATCGTCTTCATCACCATCGATATTTATTGGAATACTTATTGAAGTATGCTATTGAAGGAAAGAGCTAGGAAAGTCATCTCTATTTTATTCTCTATCTAAAAGAGTATTCAAAATTACCTAATATCCTGATATTTTTTCTCAAGTAGTGTATAAAAGAGTATTTTATTATGGTAAGTAAAAGTTTCATTTTAAGCACATCTCTTGCAATTCCCGTGGTGTTAATTCTTTTGACTCAGGGAGAAAAGATAAAAGTATCTTTAGTTGAAAATGCCCCTCAGATATCCACT contains:
- a CDS encoding 2Fe-2S iron-sulfur cluster-binding protein; amino-acid sequence: MPKVLAEGKTIQCVSGSNLRTILLQNGIHLYNDGAKVINCRGIGSCGTCAVKVKGEVSAANWRDRARRSLPPHSPTTDLRLACQTQVLGDVKVTKFDGFWGQGSRIVWTPKG
- the thiO gene encoding glycine oxidase ThiO, yielding MTSEIVIIGGGVIGLAIAIELKMRGTNVTVLCRDFQAAATHAAAGMLAPDAENITNEAMRSLCWRSRALYPDWTTKLEELTGLNTGYRACGILAPVFEEAVGQGSREQGAGSRGKGENFSPLHPSHCPPASSPAYWLNKEAIHQYQPGLGAEVVGGWWYPEDAQVDNKALAQILRTAAECVGVELKDGITVEAFLQQQGQVVGVQTNVGIIRAAHYVLASGAWSNELLPLPVLPRKGQMLSVRLPEFAPEVPLKRILFGDNTYIVPRRDRLIIGATSEDVGFTPNNTPDGIQKLLQAAIRLYPQLKHYPIQEFWWGFRPATPDELPILGTSHCQNLTLATGHYRNGILLTPVTAVLIADLILEQKPDPLLADFHYSRFQSQPSTPTPMLTHSANFSNGNRPAISSLPVQDSPLIIAGKTFQSRLMTGTGKYRSIEEMQQSVAASDCQIVTVAVRRVQTKAPGHEGLAEALDWTKIWMLPNTAGCQTAEEAIRVARLGREMAKLLGQEDNNFVKLEVIPDLKYLLPDPIGTLQAAEQLVKEGFAVLPYINADPMLAKRLEEVGCATVMPLASPIGSGQGLKTTANIQIIIENANVPVVVDAGIGSPSEAAQAMELGADALLINSAIALSANPAAMARAMNLGAVAGRLAYLAGRMPIKDYASPSSPVTGTITN
- a CDS encoding ssl1498 family light-harvesting-like protein, coding for MPYTNEEGGLLNNFAREPKIYQAEPPTQGQKRTYLILGVAATALVVGLILVAFFVSKSS
- a CDS encoding tetratricopeptide repeat protein; its protein translation is MSVNDTAHNNNSTLNRQVYHRLKLALSLGLRRQLFLAVCDDLHLRNQVAARLHSTLAYPVGQVLYQSSNAQENSTPAYPRLVTLRLNLNEPNPIVQINQWLANYPPPIVGASKDTPGRPFPVPAFQIVGVEHLTKETVATQRLFLHYLRLSEQYFSTQESSRFLESNLLLWIPRPWLSAIKQSAPQFWRCRTGVFVFAGEPTPATQNTGYPERFSPSRNLDLGNIEQSVLDKSVNQAELKTPASEFKFENNSGFPAEIQGNGIHKTQEFTNRSGSGKNNQSLLSLSYVSSELTELVTATINASSDKNTENYLQPQQILLEIEELHEKQASGDVLAEAYHRLGTLYRLRIEQGESTLENLMVAIIAYQEAISYDESSPQLPDILNDLGTLYWMLYRTPPNSEEGQTYIEQAIEFYQLALKMISPQTHRETYARVQNNLGTAYGDLARFSHPSDNWQEAILAYNEALSYRTADMDSLKYAACQNNLGTAYWHLGQYNQPIVHLKKAIAAYNEALVYYNPEEEPLKYGMIQNNIGTACWNLAQYEQPAQNLQLAINVYSKALKYRTPANVPSACAATQNNLGTAYWHLANLSQTTKEARQKYLQLCISAYEEAIALAHSLNGTPLSFDLLASYNNLALAHYQLVIDKSFHGDKATHSQHLEVALDYHLQALNGLSKQSEAYQTTFTYVVKTIRAFHNELGIQGQTLALSKVPSQLLPEILSKL
- a CDS encoding conjugal transfer protein TrbI, coding for MTRLYQWKSGTAALMAIAVTASVASPLLSLAPANAQYRIGQDRNTQYGNVTIPSGVAFPVTYEKETITIAPGESKSITLRIANDIIDRNRNVLIPAGTKVNGRLESVDLDNYSRNTDDNQGKGVRFVAQELEFSNGQRQSINATSRTYTTTQKVSQGPSTGQVLTDAAIGGGAGLLGSLITGNNRIDDLKPVIGAAAGAGASVLLRKKEANVFVIRPAQDLRLTLNSNLNLVPRSRY